A portion of the Thermosediminibacter oceani DSM 16646 genome contains these proteins:
- a CDS encoding PTS sugar transporter subunit IIC, which translates to MSERISKNWFMKWMENSLMPVLARIAQNVYLQSIRDAFSSFALPVILTGAIFLIIANPPEGVNLWLIRAWANAVKPISAQIILPFHLTFGIMAMMVAFGTAYSLAARWDLDETMTGIISMLAFFITSFPATDVTKVTFGDALNYLGGQGLFVAIIIGIITAKVVKFFNEKGLVIKMPEGVPPYVVRSFLALVPMFVMIVSAWIVEWIVWSKFHITLPQLVLNLFKPLVAASNSYPAALAEIVLMMLLWSLGIHGMNVVSSIAYPFWMTQLAANAEAAAKGLPLPGIVTEPFFHMFSHLGGSGVTWPLVIMFLLSASAQLRTIGKAALIPAVFNINEPVIFGAPIVLNPILIIPFIVAPAVVVTINYIAFATNIVPRPIIQLPFTVPVFFGGFLSTGGHWQGAVLQLVNLLVAAVIYYPFFKMYEAQLLKDEKSAAQHE; encoded by the coding sequence ATGAGCGAAAGGATTTCAAAAAACTGGTTCATGAAGTGGATGGAAAATTCCCTCATGCCGGTCCTGGCAAGAATTGCACAAAATGTATATCTGCAATCGATCAGGGATGCTTTTTCGAGTTTTGCATTGCCTGTGATTTTGACCGGCGCAATCTTCTTAATTATCGCGAACCCGCCGGAAGGGGTTAACCTCTGGCTGATAAGAGCGTGGGCTAATGCGGTTAAACCAATTTCAGCGCAAATTATATTGCCCTTCCATCTTACATTCGGCATAATGGCAATGATGGTTGCTTTCGGTACAGCCTACAGCCTTGCAGCAAGATGGGACCTTGACGAGACAATGACGGGAATCATTTCAATGCTCGCCTTTTTTATAACAAGTTTTCCGGCAACAGACGTAACAAAAGTAACTTTTGGAGATGCATTGAATTACCTTGGCGGACAGGGTTTGTTTGTAGCAATAATTATAGGTATAATTACGGCAAAAGTTGTTAAATTCTTTAACGAAAAAGGTTTGGTTATAAAAATGCCCGAAGGCGTGCCGCCTTACGTTGTGAGAAGCTTTTTAGCGCTGGTTCCTATGTTCGTCATGATAGTGTCGGCGTGGATTGTAGAGTGGATAGTATGGTCGAAATTCCACATAACGCTTCCCCAATTGGTGCTCAACCTGTTTAAACCCCTTGTCGCAGCATCGAATAGCTATCCTGCAGCCCTTGCGGAAATAGTACTCATGATGTTGCTGTGGTCATTAGGTATACACGGTATGAACGTGGTATCATCGATCGCTTATCCCTTCTGGATGACCCAGCTTGCAGCAAATGCGGAGGCTGCGGCAAAGGGCCTGCCTTTGCCGGGAATCGTGACCGAGCCATTTTTCCACATGTTTTCGCACCTCGGCGGTTCCGGTGTAACCTGGCCTTTGGTTATAATGTTCCTGCTTTCCGCATCCGCCCAATTGAGGACGATCGGAAAGGCAGCATTAATACCCGCAGTATTTAATATCAATGAGCCGGTTATATTCGGTGCACCCATTGTATTAAACCCGATATTGATAATACCGTTTATAGTAGCTCCGGCTGTTGTTGTCACGATAAACTACATTGCTTTTGCAACAAATATAGTCCCAAGGCCTATTATACAGCTTCCGTTTACCGTTCCGGTGTTCTTCGGCGGATTTTTATCGACAGGCGGACACTGGCAGGGAGCTGTGTTACAGCTTGTAAACTTGTTGGTTGCTGCGGTTATATATTATCCGTTCTTTAAAATGTATGAAGCTCAACTTCTGAAAGATGAAAAAAGCGCAGCGCAACACGAATAA
- a CDS encoding thioredoxin family protein, with translation MEIKILGTGCPKCRALEQNTREALEELGISANIEKVQEVNKIMEYDIMFTPGLVVNGEVKVEGKVASKDEIKEILRQFI, from the coding sequence ATGGAAATTAAAATTCTAGGTACAGGCTGCCCCAAATGCAGGGCGCTCGAACAGAATACCAGAGAAGCTCTTGAGGAACTGGGAATATCAGCAAACATCGAAAAAGTCCAGGAGGTAAACAAAATTATGGAGTACGACATTATGTTTACCCCCGGACTTGTCGTCAACGGCGAGGTTAAGGTAGAGGGCAAAGTTGCATCAAAGGATGAAATAAAAGAGATATTGCGACAGTTCATTTAA
- a CDS encoding permease produces the protein MKEWQKLSLIVGVFLFAYYMPLSNSRFTGAVIESLYMLQDYARLHVLTCLVPAFFIAGAIANFISQAAVIKYFGREAKKWLSYAVASVSGTILAVCSCTVLPLFAGIYKRGAGIGPAVAFLYSGPAINVLAIIMTARILGWKLGIARALGAITFAVVIGLIMELLFGKEDKERTSKIGLIGSSDQEEGRTLYQEIIYFTNLVLILIFTAWGKPAQPVGFFSAVYAVKWYITAILMASLSLILYHWFKKEELVSWVDSSWGFAKQITPLLFGGVLVAGFLMGRPEVDAGIIPARYVASVVGGNSLFANFLASVVGAFMYFATLTEVPILQGLLGSGMGQGPALAMLLAGPALSLPNMLVINSVLGPKKTVTYVSLVVIMATITGYIFGVLF, from the coding sequence ATGAAGGAATGGCAGAAACTATCTTTGATTGTCGGCGTATTTTTATTCGCCTATTACATGCCCCTTTCAAACTCGAGATTCACTGGTGCTGTGATTGAATCCCTTTACATGCTCCAGGACTACGCCAGGCTCCACGTGCTGACTTGCCTTGTCCCGGCCTTCTTCATAGCCGGCGCCATAGCCAATTTCATCTCCCAGGCTGCGGTTATAAAGTACTTCGGCAGAGAAGCAAAAAAATGGCTCTCATACGCAGTAGCTTCAGTTTCAGGCACTATCCTGGCTGTATGCTCCTGTACTGTGCTGCCCCTTTTCGCCGGAATATATAAGAGAGGCGCCGGAATAGGGCCGGCGGTTGCTTTCCTTTACTCGGGCCCGGCCATCAACGTGCTGGCCATAATAATGACAGCCCGGATTCTGGGGTGGAAACTGGGGATCGCCCGGGCTCTCGGGGCAATTACTTTTGCGGTAGTTATCGGTTTAATTATGGAGTTATTGTTTGGCAAAGAAGACAAAGAGAGGACCAGCAAGATTGGACTCATCGGCTCTTCTGACCAGGAAGAAGGAAGGACTCTGTATCAGGAAATAATCTATTTTACAAACCTCGTCCTCATCCTCATCTTCACCGCATGGGGAAAGCCCGCACAGCCGGTGGGCTTCTTCAGCGCGGTTTACGCCGTAAAATGGTACATTACGGCGATACTTATGGCCAGCCTTTCGCTGATTTTATATCACTGGTTTAAAAAGGAAGAGCTGGTTTCATGGGTTGACTCGAGCTGGGGCTTTGCAAAGCAGATAACGCCGCTGCTCTTCGGCGGGGTGCTCGTGGCAGGTTTTCTCATGGGGCGCCCGGAGGTCGATGCGGGTATAATACCGGCCCGTTACGTGGCCTCCGTGGTCGGCGGAAATTCCCTTTTCGCCAATTTTCTAGCGTCGGTCGTGGGAGCCTTCATGTATTTTGCCACCCTTACCGAAGTCCCCATACTCCAGGGGCTTTTAGGTTCCGGTATGGGCCAGGGGCCCGCCCTCGCCATGCTGCTGGCCGGCCCTGCTTTAAGCCTCCCCAATATGCTGGTTATAAACAGTGTGCTGGGGCCAAAGAAAACCGTCACATATGTATCTCTTGTAGTCATAATGGCCACAATAACCGGGTATATATTTGGCGTGCTATTTTAA
- the arsB gene encoding ACR3 family arsenite efflux transporter, whose protein sequence is MAEKDIKVKKPGLGFFEKYLTIWVVLCIIAGILIGQKFPAFPEFLSRFTYAQVSIPVAILIWFMIYPMMVQIDFSSVVRVGKNPKGLAITLITNWLIKPFTMFFFAWLFLKNIFSPWISPELAQQYLAGAIFLGAAPCTAMVFVWSYLTDGDPNYTLVQVAINDLVLLFAYAPIVMFQLGLAKLRVPYETIILSVVLYIVIPLAAGYLTRNYLIKNKGIEWFERDFLPLLRPFTIIGLLLTLIIIFSFEGKYIIENPIHILLIAVPLTIQTYFIFILAYAWAKLWKVDRSVAAPAAMIGASNFFELAVAVAVSLFGLESGAAVATVVGVLEEVPIMLSLVAIANRTKHWFPERQKV, encoded by the coding sequence ATGGCAGAAAAAGATATTAAGGTAAAGAAACCCGGACTGGGATTTTTTGAAAAGTATCTCACTATATGGGTAGTGTTGTGCATAATTGCTGGAATATTGATAGGTCAAAAGTTTCCGGCCTTTCCCGAGTTTTTATCTAGGTTTACCTACGCACAGGTATCAATACCCGTTGCTATTCTTATATGGTTTATGATCTATCCGATGATGGTCCAGATAGATTTCAGCAGCGTCGTCAGGGTGGGGAAAAACCCAAAAGGTCTTGCCATTACCCTTATTACCAACTGGTTAATAAAGCCCTTTACTATGTTCTTTTTCGCATGGCTGTTTCTTAAGAATATATTTTCCCCCTGGATTTCACCGGAACTTGCCCAGCAGTATCTTGCCGGAGCTATATTCCTGGGTGCGGCTCCCTGCACGGCTATGGTCTTCGTATGGAGCTATCTTACCGACGGCGACCCGAACTACACCCTGGTACAGGTTGCCATAAATGACCTGGTTTTACTCTTTGCGTATGCACCCATAGTAATGTTCCAGTTGGGCCTCGCGAAGCTCAGAGTGCCGTATGAGACCATAATTCTTTCCGTAGTTCTTTATATAGTAATTCCGCTCGCAGCTGGGTATTTAACTAGAAATTATCTGATAAAAAATAAAGGTATTGAATGGTTTGAGAGAGATTTTTTGCCTTTACTGAGGCCTTTTACCATAATCGGGTTGCTTTTAACTCTTATCATCATCTTCAGCTTTGAGGGAAAGTATATCATTGAAAATCCGATTCACATACTGCTCATAGCGGTACCGTTGACAATCCAGACTTACTTCATTTTTATACTGGCTTATGCATGGGCCAAATTGTGGAAGGTGGATCGTTCTGTGGCCGCTCCTGCAGCTATGATAGGTGCCAGCAACTTTTTCGAGCTGGCGGTAGCGGTGGCCGTATCACTTTTCGGCCTGGAGTCAGGAGCCGCCGTTGCCACGGTGGTGGGGGTTCTGGAAGAAGTGCCGATAATGCTAAGTCTTGTGGCTATAGCAAATCGTACGAAACACTGGTTTCCTGAAAGACAGAAGGTATAA
- a CDS encoding DUF3343 domain-containing protein: MTEKYPFFMITFPSVHHALRFESRMKGSGTSFQLVPVPREISSSCGVAAKVTATSERALIDTVEKVGVEYDSIYLYQSPKEKPRLLKRVE; the protein is encoded by the coding sequence ATGACTGAAAAATACCCTTTTTTTATGATAACTTTTCCATCGGTCCACCACGCGTTGAGGTTCGAGTCAAGAATGAAGGGCTCAGGTACATCTTTTCAGCTGGTGCCGGTGCCCAGGGAGATAAGCTCCAGCTGCGGGGTAGCGGCAAAGGTGACCGCCACCAGTGAACGGGCTTTAATCGACACCGTCGAAAAGGTCGGTGTCGAATATGATTCCATTTACCTTTACCAATCGCCAAAAGAAAAACCCCGGCTGTTGAAAAGAGTGGAGTAA
- a CDS encoding ArsR/SmtB family transcription factor gives MPNDIYDMYAAIFKALAHPTRLRILEILATYGEMCVCNIADKLNIDQPAVSKHLAVLKNVGIIESRKQGLTVNYKVRMPCVVNFLKCADEVLEADLKSRYSFINGKEMLR, from the coding sequence ATGCCCAATGATATATACGATATGTATGCAGCAATATTCAAAGCCCTAGCCCATCCTACGAGGTTGAGAATCCTCGAGATTCTTGCAACGTACGGTGAAATGTGCGTCTGCAATATCGCAGATAAATTGAATATCGACCAGCCGGCCGTTTCCAAGCACCTGGCCGTATTGAAGAACGTGGGAATTATAGAAAGCAGAAAACAGGGCCTGACGGTTAATTATAAAGTCAGAATGCCCTGTGTCGTCAACTTTCTCAAATGCGCTGATGAGGTTCTAGAAGCGGATCTAAAAAGCAGGTACAGTTTTATAAACGGGAAGGAGATGTTAAGATGA
- the plsY gene encoding glycerol-3-phosphate 1-O-acyltransferase PlsY, whose translation MLKFILAGIISYLIGSISSAHLICKKYYGIDIRKYGSGNPGTTNVLRVVGGRAAAAVYAADFLKGFLVATLAKFIGGDELALFSGLFVIIGHDWSFFLNFNGGKGIATSMGVVLALAPKVALFSFLVGAAAILLTRYVSLGSIVGSAFFPLFLVIFRFPAKYIAYGVIIAAIAIYRHRTNIKRLVAGKEHKLGEKIKN comes from the coding sequence TTGCTCAAATTTATACTTGCGGGAATCATTAGTTACTTAATAGGTTCCATATCCTCCGCCCACCTGATATGCAAAAAATACTACGGTATCGATATAAGGAAATACGGAAGCGGCAACCCCGGTACCACCAACGTGCTCAGGGTGGTTGGCGGCAGGGCCGCGGCTGCAGTGTATGCGGCCGACTTCCTGAAAGGATTTCTCGTTGCTACCCTCGCTAAATTTATAGGCGGCGACGAACTGGCGCTTTTCAGCGGCCTTTTTGTTATAATTGGTCACGACTGGTCTTTTTTCCTCAACTTCAACGGCGGCAAGGGCATAGCCACCAGCATGGGCGTTGTGCTTGCCCTGGCCCCCAAGGTTGCGCTGTTTTCTTTTCTGGTGGGGGCAGCTGCCATACTGCTGACGAGATACGTTTCCCTGGGGTCCATTGTCGGTAGTGCATTCTTCCCTTTATTCCTTGTGATTTTCCGTTTCCCGGCCAAATACATAGCGTACGGCGTAATAATAGCTGCGATAGCCATTTACAGGCACAGGACCAATATAAAAAGGTTGGTTGCGGGCAAGGAGCATAAGCTGGGCGAAAAGATAAAAAACTGA
- the selD gene encoding selenide, water dikinase SelD — protein sequence MEKVKLTELTCSSGUASKLSPSALSQVLRHLPVIKDENLLVGLETSDDAAVYKINEELAIIHTVDFFTPVVDDPYLFGQIAACNALSDIYAMGGRPLLALNIVGFPEKLVEDVLPLVMKGGADKVIEAGAIIAGGHSIKTPEPVYGLSVLGVVHPDRVLTNAGAKPGDVVVLTKPLGTGVFTTAAKAGMVDSRVEREALEAMNTLNKSASDAAVQVGVSAVTDITGFGLLGHAHEMAAGSGVTLRIQAEKVPVIPGILQYAAMGLLPAGLYANRKYLADKVAFAENIREELADVLFDPQTSGGLLISCPEERAEAMMEELKNNGVKWASIIGRVEEKSGKDIIVE from the coding sequence GTGGAAAAGGTAAAACTCACAGAGCTCACCTGCAGTTCCGGCTGAGCTTCCAAGCTTTCGCCTTCGGCGCTGTCGCAGGTCCTGCGGCATTTACCGGTAATAAAAGACGAAAACCTGCTGGTGGGTCTTGAAACGTCCGACGACGCGGCGGTTTATAAGATAAACGAAGAGCTGGCAATAATCCATACGGTGGACTTTTTCACTCCTGTGGTGGACGACCCGTACCTTTTCGGGCAGATAGCCGCCTGCAACGCCCTCAGCGATATTTACGCCATGGGGGGAAGGCCGCTCTTAGCGCTGAACATCGTGGGCTTTCCCGAAAAACTGGTGGAGGACGTGCTGCCCCTGGTGATGAAGGGCGGTGCCGACAAGGTGATCGAAGCGGGCGCGATAATAGCAGGAGGCCATTCCATAAAGACTCCTGAGCCGGTATACGGCCTTTCGGTGCTGGGCGTGGTGCACCCTGACAGGGTACTTACCAATGCCGGGGCGAAACCCGGGGATGTTGTAGTCCTCACTAAACCCCTGGGGACCGGTGTATTCACTACGGCCGCCAAGGCGGGAATGGTTGACAGTCGGGTAGAAAGGGAAGCGCTCGAGGCCATGAATACCCTTAATAAGTCTGCTTCGGATGCTGCCGTACAGGTGGGCGTAAGCGCCGTAACCGACATAACGGGCTTCGGACTTTTGGGCCACGCGCATGAGATGGCAGCAGGCTCCGGTGTGACTTTGAGGATACAGGCGGAAAAAGTTCCGGTTATTCCGGGAATACTCCAATACGCCGCCATGGGGCTTTTGCCGGCAGGTCTCTACGCCAACAGAAAGTACCTGGCGGATAAGGTCGCTTTTGCCGAAAATATCAGGGAAGAACTGGCCGACGTTTTGTTCGACCCCCAGACGTCGGGAGGCCTTCTTATATCCTGTCCGGAAGAAAGAGCCGAAGCCATGATGGAAGAACTTAAAAACAACGGCGTAAAATGGGCGTCGATAATAGGGCGTGTTGAAGAAAAATCCGGTAAGGATATAATAGTAGAGTGA
- the hydF gene encoding [FeFe] hydrogenase H-cluster maturation GTPase HydF gives MQKSTLNDTPLASRLHIAIFGRRNAGKSSLINAITNQDIALVSSVAGTTTDPVFKAMELLPIGPVVIIDTAGIDDEGELGELRIKKTYQVLNKTDLAVLIIDGGMGVTGYDLEILERIREKNIPVVGVINKSDVAGYTPEEKETWEKRLGLKLVEVSALKRQGIEELKREIINKAPSSFAERPLIGDLIAPGDFVVLVVPIDKAAPKGRLILPQQQTIRDVLDHGAIAVVTKETELKETLKNLAKKPRIVVTDSQAFARVAQDTPRDIPMTSFSILFARYKGDLAQLVEGVKAIKNLKPGDRVLIAEACTHHRQKDDIGTVKIPRWLTQILGFDLDYTWTSGFGFPENLDEIKLVIHCGGCMINTKEMMYRLSLLKQKGIPVVNYGVFIAYATGILERALEPIPEAASLLSPES, from the coding sequence TTGCAGAAAAGTACCCTTAACGACACACCGCTGGCAAGCAGGCTTCACATCGCTATCTTCGGCCGCAGAAACGCAGGCAAGTCCAGCCTCATCAACGCAATTACCAACCAGGACATAGCTCTGGTATCCTCCGTAGCTGGAACAACAACCGACCCAGTTTTCAAAGCTATGGAGCTTCTACCCATCGGACCCGTCGTCATAATCGACACAGCGGGTATCGACGACGAAGGCGAACTCGGGGAACTCCGGATCAAGAAGACCTACCAGGTGCTGAATAAGACCGATCTTGCCGTTTTGATAATAGACGGCGGAATGGGAGTCACCGGCTATGACCTGGAAATCCTGGAGAGAATCAGGGAGAAAAACATACCCGTAGTGGGGGTTATAAACAAAAGCGACGTTGCTGGGTACACGCCTGAAGAAAAAGAAACTTGGGAAAAACGGCTTGGCCTTAAGCTCGTAGAAGTGTCCGCCCTGAAAAGGCAGGGTATCGAAGAACTCAAGCGGGAGATAATAAACAAAGCCCCTTCGAGCTTTGCGGAGCGCCCTCTTATCGGCGACCTCATTGCCCCCGGCGACTTCGTGGTGCTGGTGGTGCCTATCGACAAGGCGGCGCCCAAAGGCAGGCTTATCCTTCCTCAACAACAGACGATCAGGGATGTGCTAGACCACGGCGCCATAGCCGTCGTTACCAAAGAAACCGAACTTAAGGAAACCCTGAAAAATCTCGCAAAAAAGCCGCGCATAGTCGTAACCGATTCCCAGGCCTTCGCCCGGGTAGCCCAGGACACGCCCCGGGATATACCCATGACTTCCTTCTCTATACTCTTTGCCCGCTACAAAGGTGACCTGGCACAGCTCGTGGAGGGCGTAAAGGCCATAAAAAACCTGAAGCCCGGCGACAGGGTGCTCATCGCCGAGGCCTGTACCCACCACAGGCAGAAGGACGATATAGGCACGGTAAAGATTCCCCGGTGGCTTACGCAGATCCTGGGCTTCGACTTAGATTACACGTGGACAAGCGGATTCGGTTTCCCGGAAAACCTGGACGAAATAAAGCTCGTTATCCACTGCGGCGGATGCATGATTAACACAAAAGAGATGATGTACAGGCTTTCACTCTTAAAGCAAAAGGGTATTCCGGTAGTGAACTACGGCGTTTTCATCGCCTACGCCACGGGCATACTGGAAAGGGCCCTGGAGCCAATTCCGGAAGCCGCTTCGCTGCTTTCGCCGGAGTCTTAA
- a CDS encoding polymer-forming cytoskeletal protein, translated as MKRFLILLLAALFLLPAYALADGGYIAQMGKDLVIGPGEVLDGDAVAIMGSVIVNGKVSGDAVAVMGDVVVNGTVEGDATAVGGRVVIDKNGRVLGKTNQVGIAGGIGEMMRNPGMRGFYWNPGIMVRPFRPRTTVFNFVRFLGTLALGALAIALFPNSVRTAAQAVDKDTGNKLLKGFLIMLLTPVVALLLVFTLIGIPLIPAVIILVVAAGFFGYLAISVFLGRKLNVHLRINTNLFTEYLLGALALWLVQLVPYVGGIVSLVVFILSLGITLETRFGTKQA; from the coding sequence TTGAAGAGGTTTTTGATTTTGCTCCTGGCGGCTTTATTCCTGCTTCCGGCCTATGCCCTGGCTGACGGGGGCTATATAGCACAGATGGGTAAAGATTTGGTGATAGGCCCCGGTGAGGTGCTCGACGGCGACGCAGTAGCTATTATGGGCAGCGTTATCGTGAACGGAAAGGTCTCGGGCGACGCTGTGGCCGTAATGGGTGACGTCGTCGTCAACGGAACGGTGGAAGGCGACGCTACAGCTGTTGGCGGTAGGGTCGTTATCGATAAAAACGGCAGGGTGCTGGGGAAGACAAACCAGGTCGGTATCGCCGGTGGCATCGGCGAGATGATGAGGAATCCGGGGATGCGCGGGTTTTACTGGAATCCCGGCATAATGGTCCGCCCCTTCAGGCCTAGAACTACCGTATTCAATTTTGTGCGCTTTCTGGGCACGTTAGCCCTCGGAGCTCTTGCAATAGCGCTTTTCCCCAACAGCGTGAGGACAGCGGCACAAGCCGTGGATAAAGACACCGGGAACAAGTTGCTCAAAGGGTTTCTTATAATGCTGCTGACGCCGGTAGTCGCGCTGCTTCTCGTGTTCACCCTCATTGGGATCCCTTTGATACCTGCTGTCATAATTTTGGTGGTTGCCGCCGGGTTTTTCGGATATCTTGCGATAAGCGTATTCCTGGGGAGAAAGCTAAACGTACACCTTCGCATAAATACTAATCTTTTCACGGAATACCTCCTGGGGGCGTTGGCGCTCTGGCTGGTACAGCTTGTGCCTTACGTCGGAGGCATTGTTTCCCTGGTGGTCTTCATACTTTCCCTGGGTATCACTCTTGAGACCAGATTCGGCACGAAGCAAGCTTAG
- a CDS encoding ArsR/SmtB family transcription factor: MLEELQKVFKAMGQSTRLKILMLAANRTLCVCELEYILGITQSAVSQHLRILKEANLVIETREGQWAFYSLNKKYLEKIAGNIKTIFGEDLIKCSELSEEIKRLEYLEKHPIITCKRPDTPH, encoded by the coding sequence TTGCTCGAAGAATTGCAGAAGGTTTTCAAAGCCATGGGGCAATCCACCAGGCTCAAGATACTCATGCTTGCTGCAAACCGCACCTTGTGTGTATGTGAACTCGAATATATTCTTGGAATAACCCAATCGGCAGTTTCCCAGCATCTGAGGATTTTAAAAGAAGCCAACTTGGTGATAGAAACAAGGGAGGGACAGTGGGCTTTTTATTCATTAAATAAAAAATACCTTGAAAAAATAGCGGGGAATATAAAGACAATTTTCGGTGAAGATCTTATTAAATGCAGCGAACTTTCAGAAGAAATTAAAAGACTCGAGTACCTCGAAAAGCACCCAATCATAACATGTAAGAGACCGGACACTCCCCATTAA
- a CDS encoding IS1182 family transposase, with protein sequence MLTKKNREIIEQVELVSIDSLVPQDHLLRAVEESIDFNFIYDEVKDLYSENTGRPSIDPVVLIKLLMLQALYGIRSMRQTIREVEVNVAYRWFLGYGLQEKIPHFSTFGKNYERRFKESDLFEKIFERVLMEAIECGFVKTDAVFIDATHIKASANKNKYIEKVAKQRTQKYKEELLKEINAEREANGKKPFEEEDDDDDNNKGENSSKKVRVSTTDPESGMFQKGEKERCFAYTASVACDRNNFVLGVKIAPGNVHDSQVFSDLFQEVNDKFSKIEAVVVDAGYKTPGICREIIEAGALPVMPYKRPMTKDGYFKKREYVYDEYYDCYICPNNQILEYSTTNRAGYREYRSNPQICCKCPMRLQCTKSKNYTKIITRHIWEHYIEIAEDIRHTQWGKELYKMRGQTIERVFADAKEKHGMRYTNLRGLRKVGHYLTLLFACMNLKKLALWKKRRGTFPPTVPALHSFFLKIFFAFNKKPLLGYAS encoded by the coding sequence ATGTTAACGAAGAAAAATCGAGAAATAATAGAGCAGGTAGAATTAGTAAGCATCGATAGCTTAGTACCTCAAGACCATCTCCTTAGGGCAGTAGAAGAAAGCATCGACTTTAATTTCATTTATGATGAAGTAAAAGACCTATATAGCGAAAATACAGGAAGACCTAGTATTGACCCGGTAGTGTTAATTAAGCTACTCATGCTCCAAGCATTGTATGGAATCCGCTCCATGCGCCAAACCATCAGAGAAGTAGAAGTCAATGTAGCTTACCGTTGGTTTTTAGGCTATGGATTACAAGAAAAAATACCTCACTTTTCAACTTTTGGAAAAAACTATGAACGGCGGTTTAAGGAAAGTGATCTATTTGAAAAGATATTCGAGCGGGTGTTGATGGAAGCAATAGAATGCGGGTTTGTTAAAACAGATGCAGTATTTATCGATGCTACTCACATAAAAGCCAGTGCCAATAAGAATAAATATATCGAGAAAGTCGCTAAGCAACGGACTCAAAAATATAAGGAAGAACTTTTAAAAGAAATCAACGCCGAACGGGAAGCAAACGGTAAAAAGCCCTTTGAAGAAGAAGATGATGATGACGATAACAACAAAGGAGAAAATAGCTCTAAAAAAGTCAGGGTAAGCACCACAGATCCTGAAAGTGGGATGTTTCAAAAAGGGGAAAAAGAGCGCTGCTTTGCCTACACAGCTTCTGTAGCCTGTGACCGGAACAACTTTGTCCTTGGTGTCAAAATAGCACCTGGAAATGTTCATGACAGCCAGGTATTCTCCGATTTATTTCAAGAAGTAAACGATAAATTTTCTAAAATAGAGGCGGTAGTGGTTGATGCAGGCTACAAAACCCCCGGGATATGCAGAGAAATCATTGAGGCAGGAGCGCTTCCCGTTATGCCCTACAAGAGGCCGATGACCAAAGATGGCTACTTTAAAAAACGCGAATACGTCTATGACGAATATTATGATTGTTACATATGCCCCAACAACCAAATATTAGAATACAGCACCACCAACCGGGCGGGATACCGGGAATATAGGAGCAACCCCCAAATATGCTGTAAATGTCCCATGCGCCTACAGTGCACCAAAAGTAAAAATTACACAAAAATCATAACTCGGCATATATGGGAGCATTACATAGAAATAGCGGAAGATATAAGACACACCCAATGGGGTAAAGAACTATACAAAATGCGCGGCCAGACCATCGAGCGGGTATTTGCCGATGCGAAGGAAAAGCATGGCATGCGCTATACAAATCTACGAGGCTTGAGGAAAGTTGGACATTACCTCACGCTTCTTTTCGCATGCATGAATTTAAAAAAGCTGGCTTTATGGAAGAAAAGACGGGGAACGTTTCCGCCAACAGTCCCCGCTTTACATTCGTTTTTCTTAAAAATTTTCTTCGCCTTCAACAAAAAGCCGCTTTTAGGTTATGCATCCTAA
- a CDS encoding PTS lactose/cellobiose transporter subunit IIA translates to MDLEQIIYHLVLHGGNARAEAYEALDAAERGDFEAAEAHLEKADEEFYEGHKYQNMLTQGEQSQTPNFLVIHAQDQLMTALAEKNLIKRMINLYKRIHDLEKKCN, encoded by the coding sequence ATGGATTTAGAGCAAATTATATACCACTTAGTGCTACACGGAGGAAACGCAAGAGCGGAAGCTTATGAAGCCTTAGACGCAGCTGAAAGAGGGGACTTTGAAGCTGCAGAGGCTCATCTTGAAAAAGCGGATGAGGAATTTTACGAAGGGCATAAGTACCAGAATATGCTGACACAGGGTGAACAGAGTCAGACCCCAAATTTCCTCGTGATACATGCTCAGGATCAGCTCATGACGGCCCTCGCTGAAAAAAACCTCATAAAAAGAATGATAAACTTATACAAAAGAATACACGACTTGGAAAAGAAATGTAATTAA